One Exiguobacterium sp. BMC-KP genomic window, CATCAAAAGTTTGACTGAAAAACCAATTGCAAAAATGTTGAATTGGGGTGCCGTTTTCGCTAAAAAACCGAGTGCGAGATCGACTAAAAATAGTGAAACAACTAGTGGCATTGCCATTTGCAAAGCGGTCAGCATTGCAAGACCAACGACACGGATGACCAAACTCATTCCTGCGTCACCAGACACCGCTATCAGACTACCCGGCGGAAAGATTTGAAAACTCGTATAGATTCCGTCAAGTAAAATCAGATGCATATCGGAAGCGAGTAGGACGAGTAACGTCAGCATGTAATAAAATCGTCCAACGATGGGTGATTGTCCGCCAAACATCGGATCATAAGCCGAAGCCATCGCAAGTCCCATCTGCAAATCGATGATCGAACCAGCAATTTGTGGCGCATACAATAAAAAACTGGCAAGTAAGCCTAGAGCTAAACCAATCAGGACTTCCGTTCCCATTCGAAAGAAAAAATCGAAATCTTCTACGCGGACATCTGTCTTCACGGCGTAACTCGCAAAGTAAGCTAAACCTGCCGCTAGCGCCAATTTATGCTGCGCAGGTAATTGCTTTGACGAGAACAAGGGAGCCGCAACGAGGAAACCGACGATTCGTCCAAAGACGAGCAGAAAGACACTCAGGAAAGAAAGTAACGTCATTTTCGGGAAACCTCAGCGATTTGCTTAAATAGATCAATCGTAAAGGTCTGTAACTCCTGCATGATCCATGGACCGAAAAAGACGAGTGCTAAAAAGACGGCAACGATCTTCGGAACGAACGATAACGTTTGTTCCTGAATCTGCGTCGTCGCCTGTAAGATACTGACGAGTAGACCGACAACGAGCGAGACGAGTAACAAGGGAGCTGAAACTTTGAGTAATGTCCAGACAGCAGAACTTGCCAACTGAATAATCATTTCTTGAGTCATCTTCTCTCCCCCTAACGCATACTGACAAGCAACGATTCAACGATCAGGTGCCAGCCGTCAACTAAAATAAATAACAATAATTTAAACGGTAACGCAATCATGACAGGTGGCAACATCATCATCCCCATCGACATCAGGACGCTTGAAACAACCATATCAATGACAAGGAAAGGTATGAAGATCATGAACCCGATTTGAAACGCCGTTTTTAATTCACTGATCGCATATGCTGGAACGAGTGCGACAAGTGGAATATCTTCAATCTTTTTTGGTTTTTCATAATTACCGTATTTTAAAAACAACTCTAAATCGTTCGTGCGCGTGTGCTTCGACATGAACCGTTTCATCGTGTCTCCCGCATTATCAAACGCTTCATCTTGACTAATTTTATCTGCCATATATGGTTTAAGAGCCGTCGTGTTTAATTCAGATAAGACAGGCGACATGACGAATAACGTGATGAACAAAGCGAGTCCGACGAGTAACTGGTTCGGTGGCGTCTGTTGCGTTCCGAGAGCCGAACGGACGAAAGACAATACGACGACGACACGTGTGAAACAGGTCATTAAGATGAGTAGTGACGGTGCAAGCGATAACAACGTCAATAACACGAGCAGTTTAATGGATGTCGCTGTTCCTGACGGAGTATCGAGTGATATCAGATTCTCAATCGTATTCATGAGCGCCCTCGATTCTTTTGCAGTTGTTCGAGTTGTTGTTTAAACGTCTCAAGAAACGGTGATGGTGATGATTTAGGAGAAGACTCTTCAAAATCCGTCGATTCGTATCCTTCAAAATCATCCAAAGTGTCTAATAATTGTACATTTTCACCAACACCGACGACGTAAATCTTACCTTGTATCTTGACTAACTGGACCGATCGATCTTTCCCAAGTGGTACTCCACCTAGATGTGTCAATCGTCCAGAATGTCTAACACCTCGCGTCCGTTCATGAATGAATCGTGTCACAAGGATGAATCCGCCGATCAAGACGATCAGAACGACGACTCCTTTAAAAATGGTCAACGCCATGGAAGGACTCTCATCGACTTGCTGAGTCGCCGGTGCATCGTTCTGAGTTGGATTTAATTTTTCTTCGACTGTTTCTGCATTTACGGGAAGCGCAAGCAAAAACAGTAGACAAATCAGCAAAGTCACTTTTTTCATGACGAGACAGTTTTCGAGACCGCTTCAAGTACACGATCTGCTTGGAACGGTTTGACGATGAAATCTTTCGCACCTGCTTGAATCGCATCGATAACCATCGACTGTTGTCCCATTGCTGAACACATGATGACTTTGGCAGCCGGATTAATTGCTTTAATTTCTTTTAAAGCAGAGATTCCATCCATTTCTGGCATCGTGATATCAAGTGTGACGAGATCTGGTGTTAATTCCTTATACTTCGAAACAGCCTCTAATCCATTCTCCGCTTCACCAACGACATCATAGCCGTTCTTCGATAAAATTTCCTTGATCATCATTCGCATGAAAGCAGCGTCATCTACGATTAATACTTTTGCACTCATTATATAGTTCCTCCTTAGAACATCCGAAGACGTTCTTTTGTATTTACGATTTCTGTAATACGTACTCCGAAATTTTCTTCAATGACAACGACTTCTCCAGTCGCAATCAACGTATTATTTACAAACACATCTACTGGTTCACCTGCTAATTTATCAAGTTCAATGATGGAACCTTGCGTCAGTTCTAAAATATCTCTAACCGATCGTCGCGTACGTCCTAGTTCAACCGTGACGTTCAATGGCACGTCATACAACATACCAATATTAGAAGGTGTTCCGTCTACTTGTGCATCACTTAATTGACCGAATTGGACAGGACTGACAGCAACACTCTCTTTCACTACTTGCTCCTGAACTGGAGCAGGTTTTGCAGGCGGCGGAGAAGCTTCAACGGCTGGTGACGGCTTAGGTTGAGTATGTGCCGCAGGTTGAACCGGTGAAGGTTCATGTGATACTTCAGTACTCGCTAAGAACAACTTTTGAATGAGTTGTTTCGAAAACTCGAGCGGTGCCAACTGTACGATTTTCGAATCAATCAATGTACCGATTTTCAAATCGAACTCAATGATGACCATGCTGTCCCAAAGAGAGAAACTATCTACGATACTTTTCTCTTGAGAAAAATCAAAGATTTCAACAGCTGGAGGTGAGATATCAATTCTCATGGAGAATACCGTTGACATCGATGTAGCGGCAGCTCCCATCATTTGGTTCATCGCTTCTTGTACAGCTGAGAGCGCAATCGGCTCCATCTCAGCAGTCTCATCAATGACACCATCTCCACCCATCATTAAGTTCGCAATAATGGAGGCATCTCGTTGTGTTAAGATGAGGACATTTTCACCTTTAAAACCTTCTGTATATCCAACGCGTAAAGCAACATGCGGAATTGGATACCGACTTCTTAGTTCATCCATCGTAATCATTCGAACATGTGGCGTCGTGATTTCTACTTTTTGATTCAATAACGCGGATAAAGCCGTAGCTGAATTCCCTAAAGAAATATTCCCAACTTCTCCAAGTGCATCGATTTCCATTTCGTCTAAAACTTCTTCATCAGATTGGCTATCGCTCACATCATCAGAATCAGATGGCGCTCCTCTTAATAAAGCATCGATCTCATCTTGCGAAAGCATATCGCTCATGTTATTCCTCCTCAATTCGTTGTATGACTTGTAAAGCGAGATGCTTCCCATTTAGACCTGGTCGCGCCTTGAACATTTTACGATCATCGACGAACAGTTCAACCGGATCAGATGTACGTGTCTTCAGGGATAGACAGTCGCCAACTTCGAGGTGTAACAACTCACCAAACGACAGATCCGTCTGGCCAAGCACTGCTTTCAAATCGACGACAGAACTCATTAATTGAGTCTGCATATGTTCAGACGCTTGATCATTGATTGATTTACGTTTATCTTGTTGCATCCAAAAATGACTGGATAGTTTAGGTAAAATCGGTTCCAACGTGACGAAAGGTAAACATACATTTAATGTGCCACTCACTTCGCCGACAGTTACATAAATGGACACGAGTATAACCGTTTCGTTTGGAGAAACGAGCTGAAGAAATTGTGGATTAATCTCAAGATCATCATATTCAGCTTCTAATTCTGTAATCGATTCCCATGCTGCTCCGTATTGTACGAATGCTCGTTTAAACAACTGCGTTAAAATTCGTGTTTCAATTTCTGTTAAGTTCTCAATTTTGTTCATTCCTTCGCCCGGTCCACCAAGAAGTCGATCTAACATCGCATATGCAATGTTTGGATTCACTTCAAAAATGACTTTCCCGTCTAATGGCTGAAGGTTGACCAAATTGATTAATGTCATATTTGGAATAGAATGAATAAATTCGTCATAAGGCAGTTGTTCCACCGTATTCACAGTAAACTGGACATATGTTCTTAACTGAGCTGAAAAGTGAGTCGTTAGCACTCGAGCAAATTGCTCATGAATGCGCGTTAAATTTCGTAATTGGTCTTTAGAGAAACGAAGAGCACGCTTGAAATCATACACTTTAACGCGCCGCTCTTCTTCTTGACTCCTGATTTCCTCAACTTCCATATCTCCACTTGAAATAGCTGATAGCAAGGCGTCAATTTCATGTTGTGATAATACTTCGCTCATGCTGCCACCTCACTGGATGATTTTTTTCGTAGTATAGACACGTTGGACATCACCCTCTTGGATGAGTTTTTTGAACTGGACACGTAATTTTTCTTCCAGTTTCTCCATGTCGGCTTTCGAATCCAAATCCGATTTTTTCATGGTAGATAAATCCCCAAGAATGATGTTGTTAATTTGGAATTTACGCAATTCTAAATCATCTCGTGTTTTTTGATCATCGGTTACAATTGTAAATTGTACATTCAAGAAACGTTCGTCTGAAATGTTCGTCGTCAAATCATCAGTCTGAAGACTACGTGCATCAAGCTCTTCTCCAGTCGGCTGTTCTACTTTTGCTTTCGTTTCATCTGGAGCAATCAAATATTTCATTACCATGTACCCAGCTCCAACCATCATGAGAGCAACGATGACCATGATTAATGGTAATTTAAGCTTACTTTTCTTTTTCTCTTCTTCCGCCATCATCGATCCTCCTTACACTCGTCAAGCCGGTCAATCCGATTTGACGATAAAATTGAATTGCTGCCTCCGTCACTTCCTCCATCGATTCTTGTACGACATACGTTTGTCCACCAATGAGGTGAATCGTCGTATCAGGAGTCGAACGAATGGATTCAATCAAGCTGGCATTAATGACTAATGGTGTTTTCCGTAACGTCGTTAACTGAATCATCGTTTCAGATTGACGAGTTCTTCTAACACTTGGTCACTCGTTGTAATAATTCGTGTGTTTGCCTGGAAACCACGCTGTGCAATGATCATTTCCGTAAATTCTTCTGACAAATCGACGTTTGACATCTCGAGTGTCCCGGATGTCAATTGACCGAGACCTTTAGTGCTCGGTGTTCCTATTGCTGCTCCACCTGAGTTTTGCGAAGCCGAGAATAAGTTCACGCCTGATTTTTCAAGACCACCCGGGTTAGGGAAGTTTGCTAATGTAATGTACCCTACCGTAGTTAACGCACCTGTATTATTTACATAAGTGACTAATCCATCTTTCCCAATAGATAAGTTTCGTGCATCGGTAGGGATTTTTAATTTTTGGTAACCGGCAGTCGGCGTTGCAGGTGCATCCGGTAAGTTGTTAGGAACAGGAACGGTTGGAACAGTAGCTGTTCCAGTACCAACAACGTAGTTTCCATCACCAGTAACGATGTTTCCATCTAAATCTGTATAGAAGTTTCCAGATCTCGTATATCGAACACCTTCCGCTGTCATGACTTGATAGAATCCTTCTCCTGAAATCCCGACGTCAAGCGTCCGACCTGTATTTTGAAGTGCTCCTTGGTTGTAAACGTTATCGACTGTTGACATCGATGCCCCGAGACCAACTTGTTTTGGGTTTGTTCCCCCGACATTACCACCAGCACCTGAAGCAGATCCGACAGATTGGTTAACTAAATCCTTGAACGTGACACGCCCTTTTTTATAACCGAATGTATTGACGTTTGCGATGTTGTTACCGACGACATCCAATTTCGTTTGGAAGTTTTTCAATCCACTGATTCCTGAATACATTGAACGTAACATTATTTTTCCTCCTTAGATTTGATTTGCGTCAGGTCATACACACTGACCCGTTTACCGTTCGATAATTCAGCGATGACATCCACACCATCTCGTTTGACACTTAGTACAGTTGCTGTCTCTTCCGTTGAAGAGGTTTCACCCTCAGCGTTAGAAGACGGTGTATAACTGACATCTTTTCCAATCAGGTTACTGTACGTCATTAGCGCACCTGCATGCTGGTTTAGGATCATCGTTTCCATGCCTTTTCCAATCGATTGCATCTGTTCTAACGAAGAAAACTGAGCCATTTGGGCAATGAACTCTTTATCTTCCATTGGAGCTGTTGGATCTTGGTTCGATAACTGGGCGATTAAAATCTTCATGAACATATCTTTATCCATCGAGTTGTTGGATACGGTTTGCTTTTTTTCAGGTAACTGAAACGAAGAACCGTCATTTTTAATCCCTTCCGTCATCTTCTTCCTCCTCTCGCTCTTCTTCTTGCTGATGTGAAGAAGATTCCTGTTTTTCCTGTTCACGTCGTTCTGAAGAGAATCCTTGTTCAAATTCTCTTGCTGCCGTAGCAATGATACCTGTTTCGATTTTCACAACCGGACTCTGTTGATGTAGTGTCGTATGTAGTTTTCCGAGTTGTTGTTCAATCAATTGCTTTGTTTGCTCATTCGCCATGAAAAGCTTAATCGTAAGTTCATTTCCTTTTCGATCTACTTGAACGACTAGTTCACCTAACTGTTCAGGATATAAACGAATAGAGATTTTTGAAGAACCATCTTTACCGTTTATAAAAGGTGCTTGTTTTAACGCCGCTTCGATTCGATTCACGATTTGCTCATCGACTGGTAAAAACGGAACTGTGCGATTCACACTATTGAAAAGTAGCGCATGATTCATTCGGTTTACACTTACTGCTGGAGCTGCTGTATTGGCTTTAATATCTTGTTCTAATGCCGAGGATGGCTCTTGACTTTGTTTCTGAACGACATTCGCCATTTTATTCTGACCCGTTTCCATCAACTTCTCTTTTGACGAAGTCAGCTCATTTTTGACGGGTAGAATCAAATTCTCCATGTTTTCTTCTACTGGAGACGTCCCGATACTCTGCACAGGATTTGCTTCTGGCTTCAATTGCTGATTCTGTTTCTGCAATACATTTCCTATCAATGTATTGATTTGAGCGGGAGTGATGGATGATTGATCGAGTAGCTGAACAGCAGATTCGATATTTCCTTCTTGAATCGCCTTTAAAATCTGAACAATCTCTCGATGCTTCACCGAGTGAATTGGAAGGCTACTAACTTCAGGTTGCTCCAGCACTTCTAAAATCATTTCTGGGTGATCCATAAGCGACTGGATATTTTGAAGCAATACAGCCTTTTCAGATTTTCCATCTACATCTACACGTTCCGAATCTTTTAGTGATACATCCGGAATTCCTTGATTTACAGTCAAGTCATTCTTCGTTAGAAATTGCAAAAGCGTCGCAAATTTACCGGCTGCATCTGTTGCGTTCCCCATCTCATCGGTACCTATCGCTGTTCCTTGTACCGGATTCATTTGAAGATCTGAAATATTCATGTCCTCACCTCTATTCCGAAGATAATAGTTGAGTTAATGCTGCTGCTTTTTTTGCATCCATTTTGGCAATGATTGCAGCTTGCTGTTCTGCATCGATGTTCTCGATGATCGAAACCACTTCAGTTGGGCTGAGCTCATTAAAGATTAACGCAGCTTCTTTAGGTGACATTTCAGCATATACATCAGATACTGGTGTTTTCTTAGTTTTCTTCTCACTCGCAGAAGTAGTTGAAGCAGCAGGAGCTGATGCTTTTTTCAACTGATCCCGTTCTGAAATTAGTTTTGTGATTTCTTGTTCTTTCACTTGCAACGTTTGCTTTTGTTCTTCTTTTTCATTGCGTAATTTCTTGATTTCGCTGTTTGCTACTTTTAAACGTTTGACCAACTCTTGGTCATTAGAGGTAGCAGTAGATTTTGCTGTTTTTTCTGTATCGAACGGTAAAGATAATAATGGTCTTCCGTTCGCATAATTCAACACGAAGTATGCTGTCAGCAAGATGATGATAAACGGGATGATCACTAAAGGTAATATCCACTGCTTTGATGTTTTTTGTTCACTCATATCATTTGACCTCTTTTAAAGTGTAGAAGAGATAGCTCATCTAGTTGATTTTGTTCTAATATCGCAAGTTCTCGCCTTACTTCAAAAAAATGATTTTCTTGCAGTTTGGTGAATTTTTTCTCTTCAATCATGGCTTCTTTCAAATCCGACTGAGCCTTTTCATATACATTTTTAGCTTGTGTCACAAACAACTGTTGTCTCTCGATTTGTTGTTTTACAACATCTCTAGCTCTTTCACGATATTGCGAATCAACCAACTCGATTCTTCCAATCTGATTTTGTTCTTTTAAAAATGTTTCATAACGAATCAACAAATGGTAAAGCTTTTGCATCTCGTCTTCATATCGCATCTTTTTTTCAGCTGTTTCTTTCGAGACTCGATCCTTTTCCGCTTCAGCGAGCGGAATTATTCGTTCGTATATCGTTCGCATGTCCGCTCTCCTTATGGAATAATCTGAAATAGCCTTTCAATTGCAGCATCTAAATCACTCACTTCATGGACAGACTGTTTTAGAAATTCGATGAGTTGAGGGTAAATTTGAATAGCCCGATCGATTTCTGGATTTGTTCCGCTTTTATACGCTCCAATGTTAATCAAATCTTCCGCATCTAAATAAGTAGAAAGAAGCTGACGAAAAACGATGGCCTTTTGTTTATGCTCTTCTGAAGTGATTTGATTCATGACACGACTGATGGAGCGTAATACATGAATCGCAGGATATTGTCCTTTGTTCGCCAAATTCCGATCCAGTACAAAGTGACCATCCAAAATTCCACGTACAGCATCTGCAATCGGTTCATTCATATCATCCCCATCAACCAAGACAGTGTAGAACGCGGTAATAGAACCTTGTTCAGTCTTACCGCTTCGCTCTAAAAGTTGCGGAAGTAGTGCAAAGACACTTGGTGTATATCCTTTTGAAGCGGGAGGTTCACCTGTTGCTAGTCCGATTTCACGTTGTGCCATTGCGAATCGTGTAACGGAGTCCATCATAAGGACAACATTTTTCCCTTGATCTCGAAAGTACTCAGC contains:
- the fliR gene encoding flagellar biosynthetic protein FliR, whose translation is MTLLSFLSVFLLVFGRIVGFLVAAPLFSSKQLPAQHKLALAAGLAYFASYAVKTDVRVEDFDFFFRMGTEVLIGLALGLLASFLLYAPQIAGSIIDLQMGLAMASAYDPMFGGQSPIVGRFYYMLTLLVLLASDMHLILLDGIYTSFQIFPPGSLIAVSGDAGMSLVIRVVGLAMLTALQMAMPLVVSLFLVDLALGFLAKTAPQFNIFAIGFSVKLLMGYAILFLLAGATITGIGRFVPLLQDVLADAIRLLGG
- the fliQ gene encoding flagellar biosynthesis protein FliQ, coding for MTQEMIIQLASSAVWTLLKVSAPLLLVSLVVGLLVSILQATTQIQEQTLSFVPKIVAVFLALVFFGPWIMQELQTFTIDLFKQIAEVSRK
- the fliP gene encoding flagellar type III secretion system pore protein FliP (The bacterial flagellar biogenesis protein FliP forms a type III secretion system (T3SS)-type pore required for flagellar assembly.) gives rise to the protein MNTIENLISLDTPSGTATSIKLLVLLTLLSLAPSLLILMTCFTRVVVVLSFVRSALGTQQTPPNQLLVGLALFITLFVMSPVLSELNTTALKPYMADKISQDEAFDNAGDTMKRFMSKHTRTNDLELFLKYGNYEKPKKIEDIPLVALVPAYAISELKTAFQIGFMIFIPFLVIDMVVSSVLMSMGMMMLPPVMIALPFKLLLFILVDGWHLIVESLLVSMR
- a CDS encoding flagellar biosynthetic protein FliO; the encoded protein is MKKVTLLICLLFLLALPVNAETVEEKLNPTQNDAPATQQVDESPSMALTIFKGVVVLIVLIGGFILVTRFIHERTRGVRHSGRLTHLGGVPLGKDRSVQLVKIQGKIYVVGVGENVQLLDTLDDFEGYESTDFEESSPKSSPSPFLETFKQQLEQLQKNRGRS
- a CDS encoding response regulator, with the protein product MSAKVLIVDDAAFMRMMIKEILSKNGYDVVGEAENGLEAVSKYKELTPDLVTLDITMPEMDGISALKEIKAINPAAKVIMCSAMGQQSMVIDAIQAGAKDFIVKPFQADRVLEAVSKTVSS
- the fliY gene encoding flagellar motor switch phosphatase FliY; translation: MSDMLSQDEIDALLRGAPSDSDDVSDSQSDEEVLDEMEIDALGEVGNISLGNSATALSALLNQKVEITTPHVRMITMDELRSRYPIPHVALRVGYTEGFKGENVLILTQRDASIIANLMMGGDGVIDETAEMEPIALSAVQEAMNQMMGAAATSMSTVFSMRIDISPPAVEIFDFSQEKSIVDSFSLWDSMVIIEFDLKIGTLIDSKIVQLAPLEFSKQLIQKLFLASTEVSHEPSPVQPAAHTQPKPSPAVEASPPPAKPAPVQEQVVKESVAVSPVQFGQLSDAQVDGTPSNIGMLYDVPLNVTVELGRTRRSVRDILELTQGSIIELDKLAGEPVDVFVNNTLIATGEVVVIEENFGVRITEIVNTKERLRMF
- the fliM gene encoding flagellar motor switch protein FliM; protein product: MSEVLSQHEIDALLSAISSGDMEVEEIRSQEEERRVKVYDFKRALRFSKDQLRNLTRIHEQFARVLTTHFSAQLRTYVQFTVNTVEQLPYDEFIHSIPNMTLINLVNLQPLDGKVIFEVNPNIAYAMLDRLLGGPGEGMNKIENLTEIETRILTQLFKRAFVQYGAAWESITELEAEYDDLEINPQFLQLVSPNETVILVSIYVTVGEVSGTLNVCLPFVTLEPILPKLSSHFWMQQDKRKSINDQASEHMQTQLMSSVVDLKAVLGQTDLSFGELLHLEVGDCLSLKTRTSDPVELFVDDRKMFKARPGLNGKHLALQVIQRIEEE
- a CDS encoding flagellar basal body-associated FliL family protein, producing MAEEEKKKSKLKLPLIMVIVALMMVGAGYMVMKYLIAPDETKAKVEQPTGEELDARSLQTDDLTTNISDERFLNVQFTIVTDDQKTRDDLELRKFQINNIILGDLSTMKKSDLDSKADMEKLEEKLRVQFKKLIQEGDVQRVYTTKKIIQ
- a CDS encoding flagellar FlbD family protein; its protein translation is MIQLTTLRKTPLVINASLIESIRSTPDTTIHLIGGQTYVVQESMEEVTEAAIQFYRQIGLTGLTSVRRIDDGGRREKEK
- the flgG gene encoding flagellar basal body rod protein FlgG, with the translated sequence MLRSMYSGISGLKNFQTKLDVVGNNIANVNTFGYKKGRVTFKDLVNQSVGSASGAGGNVGGTNPKQVGLGASMSTVDNVYNQGALQNTGRTLDVGISGEGFYQVMTAEGVRYTRSGNFYTDLDGNIVTGDGNYVVGTGTATVPTVPVPNNLPDAPATPTAGYQKLKIPTDARNLSIGKDGLVTYVNNTGALTTVGYITLANFPNPGGLEKSGVNLFSASQNSGGAAIGTPSTKGLGQLTSGTLEMSNVDLSEEFTEMIIAQRGFQANTRIITTSDQVLEELVNLKR
- the flgD gene encoding flagellar hook assembly protein FlgD; this translates as MTEGIKNDGSSFQLPEKKQTVSNNSMDKDMFMKILIAQLSNQDPTAPMEDKEFIAQMAQFSSLEQMQSIGKGMETMILNQHAGALMTYSNLIGKDVSYTPSSNAEGETSSTEETATVLSVKRDGVDVIAELSNGKRVSVYDLTQIKSKEEK
- a CDS encoding flagellar hook-length control protein FliK produces the protein MNISDLQMNPVQGTAIGTDEMGNATDAAGKFATLLQFLTKNDLTVNQGIPDVSLKDSERVDVDGKSEKAVLLQNIQSLMDHPEMILEVLEQPEVSSLPIHSVKHREIVQILKAIQEGNIESAVQLLDQSSITPAQINTLIGNVLQKQNQQLKPEANPVQSIGTSPVEENMENLILPVKNELTSSKEKLMETGQNKMANVVQKQSQEPSSALEQDIKANTAAPAVSVNRMNHALLFNSVNRTVPFLPVDEQIVNRIEAALKQAPFINGKDGSSKISIRLYPEQLGELVVQVDRKGNELTIKLFMANEQTKQLIEQQLGKLHTTLHQQSPVVKIETGIIATAAREFEQGFSSERREQEKQESSSHQQEEEREEEEDDGRD
- a CDS encoding MotE family protein, which translates into the protein MSEQKTSKQWILPLVIIPFIIILLTAYFVLNYANGRPLLSLPFDTEKTAKSTATSNDQELVKRLKVANSEIKKLRNEKEEQKQTLQVKEQEITKLISERDQLKKASAPAASTTSASEKKTKKTPVSDVYAEMSPKEAALIFNELSPTEVVSIIENIDAEQQAAIIAKMDAKKAAALTQLLSSE
- a CDS encoding flagellar export protein FliJ codes for the protein MRTIYERIIPLAEAEKDRVSKETAEKKMRYEDEMQKLYHLLIRYETFLKEQNQIGRIELVDSQYRERARDVVKQQIERQQLFVTQAKNVYEKAQSDLKEAMIEEKKFTKLQENHFFEVRRELAILEQNQLDELSLLHFKRGQMI